CGCTGGTGAATGCTGCGAATCAACCACACAGCGGACCGCAGCTTATTCTGTATATAGTCCCTCGTGTGGCTTGAGACTCCTTCTCCTTTGCTCAAGGCCTCCCTGTAAAAGGAACTAACGTGCAGCTTGGGCATGCCATCTTCGTTCAGAACTATAACGAATTCATTAGCCATCTTGTAAACAAAAATGTCAGGGCTGATGTACTGAGGTTCTTCATCACTGAACTTGCGTCCAGGCTTTGGTTCCATTCTGGTAATGATCTCAACAGCGGCAAGAACATCTTCATAGGACACGCCTGAAGCCTGGCTAATTGCCTTGTAGTTCTTGTTTTCCAAGTGTTTGAAGTGGTTCTGAATAATATGGACGACAAGAGAGTCTTGAAGACCCAAGTAATCGGCCTGAATCAGCAGACACTCTTTCAAATCCCTTGCACAGACGCCAAGGGGGTCAAACGACTGCATCTTTTTCAGGAGCTTTTCCACCTGCGACGTATCAGCCCCTGCCAAAGCGGCAATCTCGTCTACCGTCGCTTGAAGATACCCATCACGATTTAGGTTGCCGATAATGGCATTGCCAATCCTTTCCTCGGTCTTGTTCGGGAGGGAGAGAAGTAGTTGCCACATGAGGTGATCAACCAAAGACTCTTGCCGAGCAAAAAAGTTCTCATATTCTGGCGTTTCACGCTCTTCTGGTTCGTAATAAACTGGTCCTGAAGTATTGTATTCGTCCAAATAGTTTGACCAATCAATATCCTCTCGAGCCGTTTCTTCGACAGTAACTGGTTTCAGTGTATCTGATTCCGCAGGCGGCGCAGCTACAGGTTCGCTCACCGCGCTATCACTGGCAGTCTGCTCTTCCGAATCTTCCTCAAGCACTGGATTTTCCACCATTTCATCATTGATTACATCCAGCAGCTCCAACCTTGAAAGCTGCAGCAGCTTGATCGCCTGCTGAAGCTGCGGCGTCATTACCAGTTGTTGAGTCAGACGCAACTGTTGTCTAAGTTCCAGTGCCATGCTAGATCCAGTTCTCCGCGTTCATAGTTGACGGTCTCGTAAAAAGTCGAGAAACACCTCTTTCTGTCATTTCGGCGAAAGCCGGAATCCTGTTTATTCAGCTAGTTACAAAGGCTCTGGACTCCGGTTTTCACCGGAGTGACGACTTTTTACGACTTCATCATAGTTGACTGCTTCGCAAAAAGTCCGTCTGCCGTGTTGCGCTTCATCCCCGCCCTGTTAAATTCTCGCTATGCGAGACGGCGGAGCCTATTTAACAGGGTAAATCACTGCGATCCGCCCAGGCGGACCTCGCTCCTCAAGATTGCGCCTGACGGCTTAGGAAAAGGCGCGCGCCTTGCATATGGAGCTTTTTGCTGTGCCGTCCAGTTGACGGCTTTTTGTGAGTTCATCATAGTTGGAAACGTTCGCCCAAATAGATTTCCCTGGCCACATTGCTGGAAGCTATGGTTTCAGGGGGTCCTGATTCGATCAACAAACCTTCATTCAAAATCAACGCCCAGTCACAAACACCCAATGTCTCCCGGACGTTGTGGTCTGATATCAACACCCCGATCCCTCGCTCCTTGAGCTGTTCTATTATCCTTTGTATATCATGTACCGCTATCGGGTCAATCCCAGCAAACGGCTCATCAAGCAAAATAAACGAGGGTTCACTCACAAGAGCACGCGTGATTTCTACGCGGCGGCGCTCCCCTCCTGAGAGGGCATAACCCTTCTGCCGCGCCAAGTGGCTGATGTTCAATTCATCCAACAGATCTCCGAGACGGGCGCGCCGTTGCGCTCTCGAAAGGGGACGGGTCTCCAAAATGGCCAAGATGTTTTCCTCCACAGTCAGCTTTCGAAATATGGAGGCCTCCTGCGGAAGATACCCGACCCCTTTGCGAGCCCTTAAGTACATTGGATATGAAGTGATATCCTCTCCGTCAAGGGAAATGTTCCCGCTGTCGGGTCGTATAAGCCCGACGATCATATAAAATGACGTCGTTTTTCCTGCCCCGTTCGGACCAAGTAATCCGACAATGCTCCCGCTTTCGACCTCCACGCTAACCCTGTCGACAACGCGCCTGCCCTTATAGGTCTTGACCAGGTCCTTTGCCACTAAAGTCGCCATTTACTCAATCCTGGTTCTATTGTATCAAACCTCCTTCACCTTCGGTATAAAAGGTGGCCTCCACCTGTTCCTTCTCACTACCCTCCACGAGAGTTCGATCTTCAGCCTGAAAAAGGGTGATCTTCTCTCCTTTGATTATGTTCTTGCCGGACCACACTGTCGGGTCTCCCCCGCTTAATACCAACACCTTAGTATCCGCCGTGTAGTCGGCTTTCTCGGCTACAGCTGTCTTGGTCTCGTTATCAAACACAATCTTGACATTACCCCGGGCAATCATCCTTTCAACTGCTGTGGACTTGCCCGCAGTATCTCCGCCCGGTTTGTAAAATATCTTGATACAATCGGCAGTAACGACTACATCCTCCTGGGTGGCTTTGACACCTCCTATGAACTCCACGCACCTCATCTTTTGATCTGATTCTACCCTATCAGAGGTAATGTGGATGGGTGGTCCGGTATTTTTTTGGTCTTCGGAATCTGACACCTCGGCCTCAGATGCAACAGCGCTCATGGCTCCACCGGCGAAAAACAGAAACACAATGAACAGTGGCCATCTCATGTGAAGGAAATCCTTTTTTAATTCCCGCCTGTCCAGGTTCGGCACTAACAAAGCAAATGACACCTACAAACCATAGCTTTCAACCACGGTCTTTACGCCCCCCGAAACCATGGCCTGTTCGGTATCAAAAGAAAAGGCCATGCTCGCGCCCGTAAGGTAGATGCCCTCTCCGCTGACAACAACCGGCGTGTCTGTAGAAATGGACCGGCTTTTGTGGTCATAATAGAGTCTTTCGGTTTTCAGTTCATTGGAACTACTTCTGACGACCACATCTCCAGAGATCTCCATATCTTTGGTATCCGTCAATAACACACCCTCGCTGCCCGTAAGATGCACGGTTTTGCCGTCCTTGAGAAAAAACGTGACAGAAACCCTTTTGAGGATCGTCTTGTTCTCCTGCTTTTGATATCGTGCCGACTCAGCGTCAAGCACCCATTCCCTAACCCCGTATCGAGTTGCAGTGTGATGAACGCGATTCAAACCGATATCACTGTCTTCAGGCAGTAGCGAAAGCGCTGCCTCCGGCTCTTTCTTGAGATGGTGGAACCTGAACATGCCAATTCCAAGCCCGAAGAGCATAACACAAATAACACAAAACAGGACTATTCTTATCTTTGACATTTACTGTAGGCAGCCTCTTTCGTAAGTTCTCAATAACCTGGGGCGTAAAGGTTTTTTCTGGAAGGCGATATCTTTCATGCGAATGTTACGAAACCTCAGAAGATATGGCGCTCTTTATGGCCGTCAGTTGTTCCAAAAGTGGCCTGACCTCCGCCAGCGGGAGGGAGTTGGGACCGTCACAAAGCGCTTGATCCGGATCGTTATGGACCTCAATGAAGATGCCGTCTACACCGGCAGCAGTAGCAGCCCTGGCCAACATGGGCACAAACCCCCTTTGTCCCCCGGAGCAACTCCCGGCGCCTCCCGGAAGCTGAACGCTGTGTGTGGCATCGAATACCACAGGCCATCCTAAACCGCGCAATATGGCCAGACTCCGGAAGTCAACAACCAGGTTGTTATAACCGAAACTGGCCCCGCGCTCTGTCAAAACAACCTGATCATTTCCCGTGGAAACGACTTTTTCCACAACGTACTCTATATCCCACGGGGCCAAGAACTGCCCCTTTTTTATGTTGACAGGCTTTCCAGCTTCAGAAACTGCCAGAAGAAAATCCGTTTGACGGCACAGAAAAGCAGGTATCTGGAGGACATCGAGCACTTGTGCTGCAGGGGCAATCTCGGAAAATCGATGCACATCAGAAAGCACTCGGATACCTAGTTTGGCCTTAATAGAAGAAATGATATCCAGTCCTTTGGAAAGACCCGGCCCACGGTAGGACTTGAGCGAGGTTCGGTTGGCCTTGTCATAGGAGGTTTTGAAAATGAACGGAATCTGGAGTTCATCCGTAAGGTCTCTAAGAAAGGTTGCGACCTTCATGGTCGATTCACGACTCTCGATCACGCACGGCCCGGCGATCAAAACCGGATGATTTCCTTCCCCGATGGCAATTCCTCCTACATTAACAACATGTTGCATGCGATATCCGTGCCAATAACAGCAAGCCGAAAGAAGTTAAGCCCTAAGACTCAAATAACAATATATATTTTTTATCGTAATCTTTAAAAAATGTCAAGAATCACAAAGCAACGGATAAGAAAATGAATCAACCTTGATTCTTCACTGACAACTTGCTATGGTCCGTTGCGAATTCTGTGGAGCGACCTAGTGACATGACGAACAATGAAACCAAGTCAAGAGTCGGTTACCTCTTCATCGCTGTCGTTCTATGCGTCCTTGCAGGTCTTGTGATATGGTGGGGAATCAGAGGGCTGGAAGGAGAGTCGCCAGTATTTAGGTTGGAAAGACCGATCGAATCCATCGGCACGTCGAACACACTCAATGGGGTCGCCTCTGATCAGAAGAGCGGCGTCAAGAGGATATGGATCGCGCTCCTTCAACAAAAAAAGGAAGTCGTGCTCTTGGAACAAACACTCCCGTCGAAGGGATTGTTGATGGGGGGCGCCATTCGAAAACAGCCGGTTTCCCTTGAAATCAAGGCGCGTCAACTCGGGTTTAAGGATGGAGAGGCAGTCCTCAGGACAGCCGTCTGGGACTATTCCTATCGAGGGTGGGGGTCAGGGAATCGATCTTATGCAGAATACAAGCTCTTCATAGACACCAGGCCACCGAATATCGAGTTGATCAGCCGCACCCACAATCTTAATCAGGGTGGCGCCGGCCTGGCTATCTACCGGGTCTCTGAGCCGATTGCCACCAGTGGTGTTAATGTAGGAAACCGGTTTTTCCCCGGCTCAAAAGGCTGCTTTGCTGATTCGAGTGTCTTTGTCGCCTTTTTTGCCCTCCCTTACGACAAAGGCCCTGATACGCAGCTACATGTGACCGCCACGGACCGCGCTGGCAATACCTCGCGGACAGGATTTGCATATCACATCAATGCAAAGGCGTTCAAGAAGGACACGATCCGTCTATCCGATGCCTTTCTTAAGCGGAAAATGCCTGAATTCGAAGAAGCTTTGGGCCAAGACGACCGCCGTGCCTCCCTCATTGAGAAGTTCCTCGCAGTGAACAGGGACCTTCGCATAGCCAACTTGAAGACTATCCAGGATGCGTGCAAAGACAGTGATGTCAAACGGCACTGGACTGGTCCGTTCTTGAGGCTCCCAGCCTCGGCCCGAAGGGCCGGGTTTGCCGACCATCGTTCATATCTATATGAGGGTCGGGTCATAGATAATCAAGTCCATCTCGGAATAGACCTTGCATCCACTGGCTACTCGGCAGTCCCTGCCGCTAATAGCGGAAGGGTTGCATTTGCCCAAGACCTTGGTATCTATGGAAAAACTGTCATCATAGATCATGGTTTCAACCTCTTTAGCATGTACAGCCATCTGAGCCGCATCCAAGTCGCCAGAAACAAGTCAGTTTCCAAGGGTGACGTAATTGGCGCCACCGGAAGCACCGGCTTGGCCGGAGGGGACCACCTCCATTTTGGCATGTTGATTCACCCTACCTTTGTGAATCCAATAGAGTGGTGGGATAAAAACTGGATCAGACACAATATTACAGACAAACTCAAGAGCGCAAAAGAACAGATACCTACGTCAAACAAGGAGGCGAGGCAGTGAAGTGCCATAAGGTACAAAAGACCTTCCAGGAAATCAATCAAAGGATCAGGGATGGCAAGGTTGTTGTGGTTACAGCCGAAGAAATAATTGACATAGTAAAAGAAAACGGTCCTGTTGAGGCAGCTCGCCAAGTGGATATCGTCACGACCGGGACCTTTTCGCCCATGTGTTCCTCGGGAGCCTTTATCAATCTTGGACATTCAGTGCCCGGAATCAAAGTATCCAAGGTCTGGTTCAACAATGTGCCTGCATATGGCGGTGTGGCAGCCGTGGATTGTTACCTTGGAGCTACGGAACCGTGCGAAGATGACCCCCTGAACAAGGTTCACCCCGGGGAATTCAAGTATGGGGGCGGACACGTGATTCAGGATCTTCTGGCCGGCAAGACCGTCCATATCGAAGCCAAGGCCTATGGAACTGATTGTTATCCGAATCGAGAAATCGAAAAGGATATTACCCTTAAAAAACTCCCTCAGGCCACCCTTTGCAACCCAAGGAACGGGTATCAAAACTATAACTGTGCGATAAATTTTGCTGAAAAGACGATTTACACATACATGGGCACCTTGAGACCGAATGCAGGCAATGCCAACTATTGCTCCGCAGGACAACTGAGCCCCCTGATGAACGATCCGTACTACATGACGATTGGAGTGGGGACAAGGATCTTTCTTGGCGGAGGCCAGGGGTTTGTGGTCTGGCACGGGACCCAACACAAACCAAAAGTGAAGCGAACAAAAAAGGGCGTACCGCTAGCCCCTGCAGGCACCCTATGGGTCATGGGAGACCTGAAAAAGATGAGTCACAAGTGGTTGGTGGGGGTGAGCATTCAAGGGTACGGCTGCTCAATGGCTGTTGGCCTGGGAGTGCCCATCCCGATCCTGAACGAGGAGATTGTGAAATTCACTGCGGTTTCAGATGATGAGATCTTTACCCAGATTGTTGACTATGGACGGGACTATCCACACGGCGTGTCCAAGAGTTACGGCACCGTAAGTTACGCTGAGCTTAAGGGCGGAACAATACGCGTGCATGGCCAAGATGTTCCAACCGTTCCGCTCTCGAGCGTGGTACGAGCGAGGGAGATTGCAGAGACTCTGAAAAAATGGATACAGAGCGGAAAATTCACGCTAGGAGAACCGCAGGAATTGCTCCCCTCAGGGTAGTATAGAATCCACACCGAGAGGACGTGGCCTTGATCTGCCCCCTTGAAAAGGGCCGGGTGCTTCGCAGAGTCGTGAATGCCTAAAATACCTGAAGGTTAAAGCGCCTAAAATGATGGATACTTGATCGCGGACGTCTTCATTTATGATCCAACATCCGGTATCTGGCATCTGGCATCCGGCATCGTCCATCACTGTAAGGAAAGGAAATCCGTAACATTGAAAAAAGAAGACAAATTAACTGACCGTCCTATTGAACCCAAGAAGAGCATCATTCGGGAATACGCTGAAGCTATACTTCTTGCCGTAGTCCTTGCCCTGTTTATCAGGACCTTTGTTATACAGGCCTTTAAGATTCCCTCTGGGTCCATGAAGCCAGCGCTTCTGGTGGGAGATCATATCCTCGTAAATAAATTCATATACGGTGTGAAGATACCCTTTCTAAACAGGACACTTATCTCAATCACAGACCCTAAGCGCGGTGATATTGTGGTATTCAAATTCCCTGAAGATCCTAAGAAGGACTTCATAAAGCGGGTCATAGGCACATCCGGTGATGTTGTGGAAATTCGAAACAAGAAGGTGTATCTTAATCATAAACCCATGGATGACCCTTACGGCACACATCTGGATCCGCACATTATTCCAGGCAATGCCAGACCCCGCGATAACTTCGGCCCAGTCACGGTTCCCGCTCACTCCATCTTTGTCATGGGTGACAACCGCGACCACAGCTACGACAGCCGATTCTGGAAGTTCGTCGACATCTCGCAGATCAAGGGTAAGGCATTTATCATCTACTGGTCATGGAACAGTAAGAATTCAGGTGTCAGATGGAAACGGTTGGGAGATCTCATCCACTGAGTCTCCTGGGGTCCACGCCCATGACGCGTCAGGATTGGGCAAAAACCATGCGCATGATTTTTGCTTGACTTGTTCTAAATCACGGTGCTATAGGGTCATCGGTCTGTTGCCACGGAGGTCAGTGTCTTATATGTTTATGTGCGCCAGGAAATCCTTAGAGGGCGAAAACCTCTTTACCTGTTAGGGTAAAGAGGTTTTTTTTGGGGAAAAATTGATGAAAATTGAGAAAAAGGACATACTCGACATAGAAAGTCTTTCCACGGAGGAGATTGAACTCATACTGGACACGGCAGATTCCCTTAAAGAGATATCCACCCGTCCCATCAAGAAGGTGCCCACCCTGCGCGGCAAAACCATTGTCCATTTCTTCCATGAATCGAGTACCAGGACCCGAACATCCTTTGAGATTGCAGCAAAAAGGCTCAGCGCTGACACTGTCAGCATATCCGCATCTACCAGCAGCATTGTCAAGGGAGAAACGCTGGCAGACACGGTCAGGAATCTTGAAGCTATGAACCCCGACGCGATCATCCTTCGCCACAGCGCTTCCGGGGCTCCACACATGCTGGCCCGCTTGGTTCGGAGCTCTGTGATCAATGCAGGGGACGGCATGCATGCACATCCAACCCAGGCCCTACTGGACATGATGACTGTTCGTGAAAAAAAGGGCCGCCTTCACGGGCTCAGCGTGGCCATTATTGGCGATATTGCTCACAGCCGTGTTGCACGCTCCAATACAGTGGGGTTTCTTAAGATGGGGGCCCACGTGATTCTGGCGGGTCCGCCAACAATGATCCCGCAAGGGATAGAAGTCCTGGGAGCCCCTGTCACATATTATGTTGAAGAAGCGATCAAAAATGCCGATGTAATAATAATGTTACGTATTCAGAAGGAACGTCAACAGCCCTTTCTGTTCCCTTCTGAAAGGGAATATGCCAGCTACTATGGATTGACGACAGAGAATCTTGCAGCAGCAAGGGATGATGTGCTGATAATGCATCCAGGTCCCATAAACAGGGGCGTTGAGATTGCGCCGGAGGTTGCCGATGGTCCTTACTCGGTGATCTTAGATCAGGTAGCCAATGGTGTGGCTATACGAATGGCGCTCCTTTATCTTCTTCTCGGAGGGCCACGATGAAGCAGACACTCATCAAGGGAGGCCGTGTTCTCGACCCGGAAACAGGCATTGACGGCGTTATGGATATTCTCATCGAAAACGGAAAAATAGCTGAAATAGGAAATGAGAAATCCAAAA
This is a stretch of genomic DNA from Deltaproteobacteria bacterium. It encodes these proteins:
- the rpoN gene encoding RNA polymerase factor sigma-54, which codes for MALELRQQLRLTQQLVMTPQLQQAIKLLQLSRLELLDVINDEMVENPVLEEDSEEQTASDSAVSEPVAAPPAESDTLKPVTVEETAREDIDWSNYLDEYNTSGPVYYEPEERETPEYENFFARQESLVDHLMWQLLLSLPNKTEERIGNAIIGNLNRDGYLQATVDEIAALAGADTSQVEKLLKKMQSFDPLGVCARDLKECLLIQADYLGLQDSLVVHIIQNHFKHLENKNYKAISQASGVSYEDVLAAVEIITRMEPKPGRKFSDEEPQYISPDIFVYKMANEFVIVLNEDGMPKLHVSSFYREALSKGEGVSSHTRDYIQNKLRSAVWLIRSIHQRQRTIYRVVESIVNYQGDFLEKGISHLKPMVLRDVAEDIGMHESTVSRVTTNKYVHTPQGTFELKFFFNSSINRLDGDVIASASVKERIRQIVQSEDPAKPYSDRKMVEILKSSNINVARRTVAKYREMLRVLPSNKRKRIQGGQSACRSQ
- the lptB gene encoding LPS export ABC transporter ATP-binding protein codes for the protein MATLVAKDLVKTYKGRRVVDRVSVEVESGSIVGLLGPNGAGKTTSFYMIVGLIRPDSGNISLDGEDITSYPMYLRARKGVGYLPQEASIFRKLTVEENILAILETRPLSRAQRRARLGDLLDELNISHLARQKGYALSGGERRRVEITRALVSEPSFILLDEPFAGIDPIAVHDIQRIIEQLKERGIGVLISDHNVRETLGVCDWALILNEGLLIESGPPETIASSNVAREIYLGERFQL
- the lptC gene encoding LPS export ABC transporter periplasmic protein LptC gives rise to the protein MSKIRIVLFCVICVMLFGLGIGMFRFHHLKKEPEAALSLLPEDSDIGLNRVHHTATRYGVREWVLDAESARYQKQENKTILKRVSVTFFLKDGKTVHLTGSEGVLLTDTKDMEISGDVVVRSSSNELKTERLYYDHKSRSISTDTPVVVSGEGIYLTGASMAFSFDTEQAMVSGGVKTVVESYGL
- the kdsA gene encoding 3-deoxy-8-phosphooctulonate synthase: MQHVVNVGGIAIGEGNHPVLIAGPCVIESRESTMKVATFLRDLTDELQIPFIFKTSYDKANRTSLKSYRGPGLSKGLDIISSIKAKLGIRVLSDVHRFSEIAPAAQVLDVLQIPAFLCRQTDFLLAVSEAGKPVNIKKGQFLAPWDIEYVVEKVVSTGNDQVVLTERGASFGYNNLVVDFRSLAILRGLGWPVVFDATHSVQLPGGAGSCSGGQRGFVPMLARAATAAGVDGIFIEVHNDPDQALCDGPNSLPLAEVRPLLEQLTAIKSAISSEVS
- a CDS encoding M23 family metallopeptidase gives rise to the protein MTNNETKSRVGYLFIAVVLCVLAGLVIWWGIRGLEGESPVFRLERPIESIGTSNTLNGVASDQKSGVKRIWIALLQQKKEVVLLEQTLPSKGLLMGGAIRKQPVSLEIKARQLGFKDGEAVLRTAVWDYSYRGWGSGNRSYAEYKLFIDTRPPNIELISRTHNLNQGGAGLAIYRVSEPIATSGVNVGNRFFPGSKGCFADSSVFVAFFALPYDKGPDTQLHVTATDRAGNTSRTGFAYHINAKAFKKDTIRLSDAFLKRKMPEFEEALGQDDRRASLIEKFLAVNRDLRIANLKTIQDACKDSDVKRHWTGPFLRLPASARRAGFADHRSYLYEGRVIDNQVHLGIDLASTGYSAVPAANSGRVAFAQDLGIYGKTVIIDHGFNLFSMYSHLSRIQVARNKSVSKGDVIGATGSTGLAGGDHLHFGMLIHPTFVNPIEWWDKNWIRHNITDKLKSAKEQIPTSNKEARQ
- a CDS encoding homocysteine biosynthesis protein codes for the protein MKCHKVQKTFQEINQRIRDGKVVVVTAEEIIDIVKENGPVEAARQVDIVTTGTFSPMCSSGAFINLGHSVPGIKVSKVWFNNVPAYGGVAAVDCYLGATEPCEDDPLNKVHPGEFKYGGGHVIQDLLAGKTVHIEAKAYGTDCYPNREIEKDITLKKLPQATLCNPRNGYQNYNCAINFAEKTIYTYMGTLRPNAGNANYCSAGQLSPLMNDPYYMTIGVGTRIFLGGGQGFVVWHGTQHKPKVKRTKKGVPLAPAGTLWVMGDLKKMSHKWLVGVSIQGYGCSMAVGLGVPIPILNEEIVKFTAVSDDEIFTQIVDYGRDYPHGVSKSYGTVSYAELKGGTIRVHGQDVPTVPLSSVVRAREIAETLKKWIQSGKFTLGEPQELLPSG
- the lepB gene encoding signal peptidase I, whose protein sequence is MEPKKSIIREYAEAILLAVVLALFIRTFVIQAFKIPSGSMKPALLVGDHILVNKFIYGVKIPFLNRTLISITDPKRGDIVVFKFPEDPKKDFIKRVIGTSGDVVEIRNKKVYLNHKPMDDPYGTHLDPHIIPGNARPRDNFGPVTVPAHSIFVMGDNRDHSYDSRFWKFVDISQIKGKAFIIYWSWNSKNSGVRWKRLGDLIH
- a CDS encoding aspartate carbamoyltransferase catalytic subunit — protein: MKIEKKDILDIESLSTEEIELILDTADSLKEISTRPIKKVPTLRGKTIVHFFHESSTRTRTSFEIAAKRLSADTVSISASTSSIVKGETLADTVRNLEAMNPDAIILRHSASGAPHMLARLVRSSVINAGDGMHAHPTQALLDMMTVREKKGRLHGLSVAIIGDIAHSRVARSNTVGFLKMGAHVILAGPPTMIPQGIEVLGAPVTYYVEEAIKNADVIIMLRIQKERQQPFLFPSEREYASYYGLTTENLAAARDDVLIMHPGPINRGVEIAPEVADGPYSVILDQVANGVAIRMALLYLLLGGPR